One stretch of Glycine soja cultivar W05 chromosome 7, ASM419377v2, whole genome shotgun sequence DNA includes these proteins:
- the LOC114420547 gene encoding protein MAIN-LIKE 1-like, translating to MEPTDVKDTRADILIDIGVQAAEDEHEGFLGGLSDPSVMTQYADHVACSIWTGEERPELKLSSHGRKVHSLGRLVPAIEGLVAGTGLSPLIACSVDTGDQGLLSSFVERWHRETSSFHLLVGEPTITLDDVSSLLHLPVVGDLHAFQPLYVDDTVHMLVDLLMVFTEAAKAETGQCRGPYVRLQWSATNVHVVYLEALRGLSQTGRYTWGVAALVHMYDQLNDALSAAADSLACWIYEHFPSVAESTADQDYDEDSPHARRWIATKKIVKSISTPVYRERLDRL from the exons ATGGAACCAACTGATGTAAAGGACACTAGGGCAGACATTCTTATAGACATAGGCGTGCAAGCTGCTGAGGATGAGCATGAGGGATTTTTGGGTGGTCTGAGTGACCCATCCGTGATGACCCAGTATGCGGATCACGTTGCTTGCAGCATATGGACgggagag gagcgtCCTGAGTTGAAGTTATCCTCTCACGGAAGGAAGGTCCATAGTTTAGGCAGGCTTGTCCCTGCCATTGAGGGACTAGTTGCTGGGACAGGACTAAGTCCTCTGATCGCGTGTTCAGTAGACACTGGCGATCAGGGACTTTTGTCCTCGTTTGTCGAGCGGTGGCACCGGGAGACGTCTAGTTTCCATCTCCTTGTGGGAGAGCCCACGATCACGCTGGACGACGTCTCCTCGCTTTTGCATCTGCCTGTGGTTGGCGACTTGCATGCCTTTCAGCCCTTGTACGTAGATGATACAGTTCATATGTTGGTGGACTTATTGATGGTCTTTACAGAGGCTGCCAAGGCTGAGACAGGGCAGTGTCGTGGACCGTACGTACGCCTGCAATGG agtgcaaccaatGTCCATGTTGTGTATTTGGAGGCCCTTCGTGGCCTTAGTCAGACCGGGAGGTACACCTGGGGAGTGGCTGCTCTGGTGCATATGTACGACCAGCTGAATGATGCTCTATCAGCAGCAGCCGACAGCTTGGCG TGCTGGATTTACGAGCACTTTCCCTCAGTCGCGGAGTCCACTGCTGATCAGGACTACGACGAGGATTCCCCGCATGCTCGTAGGTGGATTGCGACGAAGAAGATTGTGAAGAGCATAAGTACACCGGTGTACAGGGAGCGCCTGGACCGACTCTAG